In Rosa rugosa chromosome 4, drRosRugo1.1, whole genome shotgun sequence, the genomic stretch GTAAAGATGCATTGACAAGGAGAAATGGGCTTAAGTTACCTCCAGGTACTATACCCTATTCCTAAATTTTATTAGCTCATAAGTTTTCTTTTAATTCGACGTAGTCTCCTAATTCTAACCTCATGTCTAACTAGGTAAATTTTTATTGGTGGATGCTGGATTTGCAAATAGACGTGGTTTCTTAGCACCTATTAGAGGCGTCCGCTATCATCTCAAAGAGTTCAGTGGTCAGGGTCGCCACCCTGAAAATGCGCGTGAGTTATTCGATCAATCTTCGTCATGCTTCCTTGAGAAACGTAGTTGAGAGAATATTTGGAGTACTTAAATCCCGTTTCACAATATTCAAGACTGCACCTCCATTCCCATTTAAGACACAAGCGGAGCTAGTGTTGGCTTGTGCAGGACTTCACAACTTTCTTCGTAAGGAATGTCGTTCTGATTTATTTCCTGTTGAACCGGAGGATGAAGAAGATTCTGAACATGAAGAAGATCCGGAAGATGAATTCCAAACCCAAGACCAACAAAGAGAGGAAGCTAATGATTGGAGAATGGAGATAGCTAATCATATGTGGAGAGATGCAAGACCTGCACCTGATCCTGAACCCAATCCTCCACCCGTTGTTGAAGGCAACAATGCAGCAGAACAATCATGATTGTTTGAAGATGCAGGATTTccaagttttgtttttttttttgttttttttttctagtgtATACGACTGTTTTACAATGGTATtagtacaatttttttttcttttatgttttggtatttttcaaCATAATGCAGGCATAATATAAACCATTCATGGTTCTTTGAATTTGTTCATATTGACTAGCAGAATTAAAATATAGGGAATACATGATGGTCTACtcaaaagaagatgaagaaaaatgaagctTTTGATAAACCATCAGAAAATTTGATAAACCATACCCACTCTCTGCTTTCACTCTCCATCTCGTCTCGATttccttttctgtttctttttgtttttgttttttttttctcactctTTTGGTCTTGGGCCAACAAAAACACTCCATCAAAATCCATAAATTCTAGCAAAAAGTTTATACAAATCAGAAAAAGTCTATACGAATCTATTTATATAAAATCCTGAAAAATTTTACAAATCTATTGAAAAGTCTTTACAAATCAATAAATTCATAAAATCTATTGAAATCTATCACTTAAAAAAAATCCACTAAAATCCAACTACAATACATCCCCCTAAATCTAGTTTGTTGGTTCGCTCCATAAATGGATATTTGTCACAAGTCTTGCTTGATTTTGAATCTAGGACTCGAGTTTATAATTCTTACTCAAGAGAAATTTGCTAATATGACCCATGTTTTGACAATCTTGGTTGGCCTTGATCTCCATTAGGTAGGACCATAGGAGGAGTTCTCACTTCTCAGTTTCAACTGAGATTTGATTCCATTAGTCAATTGCTGAATTAGAATTGTGTAACATCCAATAGCCCACCACTTAAATTTTTCACTCCACGAATATGCGTATTGTATTTTATGATGCAATCTTGTATTATATTAAGTTCTCAAGTTTAGTTTCAGATGCATTTGCTTATTATAATAATTTTATGATGCAATTTTTTTATCTTCTCATTGTATTCTAAGGATGACTATTTAATTGATGAGTAATTGATGGGCAGATGCGGCCATATGTTTTCCTTACGTCACCATTTCATGCAGAACTGATGGCACTTAGAGATGGCATCTTGTTAGCTCGGTCTCTACAACATGAAGAGGTACTTTTCGAAAGTGATTGCTCACTCTTGGTTCAAGCTATTACTTCTCCTTCTCAAGATTTGTCTACTATGAATGTGTTGATCGAGGAAGTCAGGCAATTGTTGAAAGGCAAATCTGGGTTTAGTGTTAGTCATGCTAGGAGGGAAGCTAATGTAGTTGCTCATACATTGGCCTCTCATGCTCTCAAAGATAGTGATAGTCAAGTTTGGTTTGTACTAGCTCCCACCTTTATAAGGGATGCCATTCGAAACGATGTAATCGTTATCTGATTCAATGAAactacttttcaaaaaaaaaaaaaaaaaaaaatacacactcCTTGTTTTTGAACATTTTTTAAATACTTTTATAccctcacaagtcacaacaatAATAACAAGAATCTTAACGAAAACAAATTGTAGAGACAAGACGAGAAGCAAATTGAGAAGTCAAACATTACTCTTCTTCAACATTAATCTCATCAATTCATTAGTAACGAGTTAATTCTTCTTGCTGAAGTACATACTGCCATGAAACCAATAGTTAGGCACTTTGTCTCCAAGATGTTGCTTCTAACCCATTTGCCAACACGAGATTGAGAATTCCAAGAATTTAATGCTATATATGTTAATTGAAGAAGATTTACCAATGAATAAAGCGAATTTACGAATAGAAATTTAAGAAATTTTGCAAAACACAGCAagaagtccaaaaatggctactTGCATTAGTACGTATGAAAGATAAACATATGGAAATGAGTGTCCTAGCCTAAAGAATTTGAACTCACTTGGGAAATCAGGTAGAGTCCTCAGGGTTATAATGACATAGCCATAatataaatttgaaaaaaaaaaaaaaaagttctggAGAATTTGATGAACTGCAAGGTATGGCTGGGACGAAGTCCTAGGCCTTGATGGGATAATTGAAGttggttgtttatttttatattattgATTTTATAAAAGATAAGAAGGGTATAAAAGGAAGTTTAAGGAAAATGTTAGACAAAAACAATTtgggtgtgtattaagtaaatAGACATgtattaataaaatttctcttaattgattgttgtttTCCTCTATATAAATTGCATATGGTTTTCTTGTTTGCTACATAATTCAATTTTTGCATACAACATTGTTGTAGAATGAATTATTACTTTTGGTTGATG encodes the following:
- the LOC133744432 gene encoding uncharacterized protein LOC133744432, yielding MRVSYSINLRHASLRNVVERIFGVLKSRFTIFKTAPPFPFKTQAELVLACAGLHNFLRKECRSDLFPVEPEDEEDSEHEEDPEDEFQTQDQQREEANDWRMEIANHMWRDARPAPDPEPNPPPVVEGNNAAEQS